From the Glandiceps talaboti chromosome 10, keGlaTala1.1, whole genome shotgun sequence genome, one window contains:
- the LOC144441068 gene encoding uncharacterized protein LOC144441068 has translation MDLDIFIIFGVLSVLSTIVTGLTEWPSGLYALPMPRTGCPGPSEIWETTSLYFNLTTEIGETVSILGKDTHLSIDIESDYVRFDVCSRTQGDFIQESKDERAGNWPKGRYCILHVKQLKVEEVPYVPVEPTFAATIASTVHAQSCPDGFTKGTVPWPNGITSLEGTLSPSGYMDGRLSSFSCCREPAIANEAVEFPITSPFYTLQAGSSCQEIKGMTVKTEYLEWSYSNNAIRDTENQTSHVVPAIVEGGNYKKESYCYYTRADIPKETYVSDIIPGGNIKLIILNATEDTPALLETANDLPPPPDYTQIKIAVGVVVIGTPGITLLVLCICRARNIHMKRKFLTRDSYRMTSFTYQSSFTTRRYSNSPPSSDSMVEKPQKEFTYKFQNHRLRIENPSVECEV, from the exons GTCTAACAGAATGGCCATCTGGACTCTATGCACTACCAATGCCTCGGACCGGTTGCCCAG GTCCTTCTGAAATATGGGAAACAACGTCTTTGTATTTCAACCTGACTACAGAGATCGGAGAAACTGTTTCAATTCTAGGAAAAGATACGCATTTGTCAATAGATATTGAGAGTGATTATGTACGTTTTGATGTATGTAGTAGAACTCAAGGAGATTTCATTCAAGAAAGCAAAGATGAACGGGCAGGAAATTGGCCCAAGGGAAGATAttgcatattacatgtaaaacagttGAAGGTAGAGGAAGTTCCGTACGTTCCAGTAGAGCCAACATTTGCAGCTACGATTGCATCAACGGTACACGCACAGAGCTGTCCTGACGGCTTCACAAAAG GAACGGTGCCATGGCCTAACGGGATAACGTCACTAGAGGGCACTCTTTCACCTTCCGGGTATATGGATGGTAGATTGAGTTCTTTTTCTTGCTGTCGGGAGCCAGCGATTGCGAATGAAGCGGTCGAATTTCCCATCACAAGTCCATTTTATACGCTTCAAGCTGGGAGTAGTTGCCAAGAAATTAAAGGAATGACGGTAAAAACAGAATACTTGGAATGGAGCTACAGTAATAATGCAATCAGAGACACTGAAAATCAAACAAGCCATGTTGTGCCCGCCATCGTTGAGGGCGGAAATTACAAGAAGGAATCTTACTGCTATTACACTCGTGCTGATATCCCAAAAG aaacgTATGTAAGTGATATTATACCAGGAGGCAACATAAAACTCATTATACTCAATGCGACGGAAGACACACCAGCGTTGTTAGAAACAGCAAATG ATTTGCCACCACCACCAGACTACACTCAAATTAAAATAGCAGTTGGAGTGGTCGTTATTGGAACACCGGGTATtacattacttgtgttatgtattTGCCGAGCAAGGAATATACACATGAAAAGGAAATTTCTAACAAGAGATAGTTACAG AATGACGTCATTCACCTACCAATCATCGTTCACCACCAGACGATATTCAAATTCGCCGCCTTCTTCTGATAGCATGGTGGAAAAACCACAAAAGGAATTCACCTACAAG tTTCAGAACCACCGGCTAAGGATAGAAAATCCGTCAGTAGAGTGTGAGGTGTGA